A genomic stretch from Croceibacterium aestuarii includes:
- a CDS encoding cell wall hydrolase: MSARSPSWPPPELIARRRVRAERRLPGRLRAAWARSNTGLRLRFAALAAAIAFPAMAAPDAWQPDFAEPAVGQAAPMPFETPGESFPGSAFYYLDDSGYRPMPGEGDIHSDAAATTAAEAPRDSAGPAARALRAMGSASDAARAQKCLAMAIYYEAATEPDAGQRAVAQVVLNRVAHPSYPNTVCGVVFQGSERRTGCQFTFTCDGSLNRQPMAAFWDRASRVAHQALAGAVYAPVGLATHYHTLAVHPYWADSLQKVTTIGAHIFYRWRGAAGQSNAFTVAYRGGEPLAAPHPRVTEPVPAAEADPLVLARAFEQAHPAARQGPATQAQAPAATPDYAPAVSARGGEALFRGSNLPQGGELSPELERSGQWLR, from the coding sequence ATGTCCGCTCGCTCTCCTTCCTGGCCTCCGCCCGAACTGATCGCCCGGCGCCGGGTCCGGGCCGAACGGCGCCTGCCCGGCCGGCTGCGCGCGGCATGGGCGCGGAGCAATACCGGCCTGCGGCTGCGCTTTGCCGCGCTGGCCGCCGCGATCGCCTTTCCGGCCATGGCCGCCCCCGATGCCTGGCAGCCCGACTTCGCCGAGCCCGCCGTGGGCCAAGCGGCGCCCATGCCGTTCGAGACGCCGGGCGAGAGCTTCCCCGGCTCGGCCTTCTATTACCTCGACGACAGCGGATATCGGCCGATGCCGGGCGAAGGCGACATCCACTCCGACGCCGCCGCGACCACGGCCGCAGAGGCGCCGCGAGACAGCGCCGGCCCCGCCGCCCGGGCGCTGCGCGCCATGGGCAGCGCCAGCGACGCAGCGCGCGCGCAAAAGTGCCTGGCGATGGCGATCTATTACGAGGCGGCGACCGAGCCCGACGCCGGCCAGCGCGCCGTTGCCCAGGTGGTCCTCAACCGTGTCGCCCATCCCAGCTATCCCAACACGGTGTGCGGTGTGGTATTCCAGGGATCGGAGCGGCGTACGGGTTGCCAGTTCACATTCACTTGCGACGGTTCGCTGAACCGGCAGCCGATGGCCGCGTTCTGGGACCGCGCCAGCCGGGTCGCGCACCAGGCGCTCGCGGGAGCGGTCTATGCCCCGGTGGGGCTGGCCACGCATTACCACACGCTCGCAGTGCATCCGTACTGGGCCGACAGCCTGCAGAAGGTGACGACGATCGGAGCGCACATCTTTTACCGCTGGCGCGGGGCCGCCGGGCAGTCGAACGCGTTCACCGTCGCCTATCGCGGCGGCGAGCCGCTGGCCGCGCCGCATCCGCGCGTCACCGAACCGGTTCCCGCGGCGGAGGCCGATCCGCTGGTCCTCGCGCGCGCCTTCGAACAAGCCCACCCGGCTGCGCGCCAGGGGCCAGCGACGCAGGCGCAGGCGCCGGCCGCAACGCCCGATTACGCCCCAGCGGTCAGCGCGCGCGGCGGCGAGGCGTTGTTCCGGGGCAGCAACCTGCCGCAGGGCGGCGAGCTTTCACCCGAGCTCGAGCGCAGCGGGCAATGGCTCAGGTAA